From the Priestia aryabhattai genome, one window contains:
- a CDS encoding DMT family transporter → MKKGWLEWILLSVALIWGANYTIGKFGVTHMSSIQFSALRFIMVAPILLLITGIIERGIRIEKKDWGRLIAVSIVGVTLYQTLFMVSVKYTTATNASLLISMSPIFTGILAILYKHEAFSLKTQLGSVLAFCGAAFVLLFGHSSHALSQLAWFGNIMGIVAAIAWGWYPILAKPLVVKYSALRVTAWSALIGAIPLTVYCLFTYQTLVWPTDIGSWSSLAYSILFVTVYGLVMWYVGIGKIGSTKVMVYMYVIPLFAVVFAAVTIGETINTMQLLGGLIIFSGLYIVKKSPAPKAALKLKKAN, encoded by the coding sequence ATGAAAAAAGGCTGGCTGGAATGGATATTACTATCCGTTGCGTTAATTTGGGGAGCCAATTATACAATCGGAAAATTTGGAGTCACTCATATGTCTTCCATCCAATTTAGCGCGCTGCGTTTTATAATGGTTGCTCCTATTCTTTTACTTATTACAGGAATAATAGAACGAGGCATTCGTATTGAAAAGAAAGACTGGGGACGTTTAATAGCAGTTAGTATAGTAGGCGTTACTCTCTACCAGACGCTGTTTATGGTATCTGTTAAGTACACGACAGCTACAAATGCTTCTTTACTTATTTCGATGTCTCCTATTTTTACAGGAATCTTAGCTATATTATATAAGCATGAAGCTTTTTCGTTAAAAACACAGCTAGGCTCCGTGCTTGCTTTTTGCGGGGCTGCATTTGTACTGCTGTTCGGTCACTCTAGTCATGCGCTGTCGCAGCTTGCATGGTTCGGAAATATCATGGGGATTGTGGCAGCCATTGCGTGGGGCTGGTACCCGATTTTAGCAAAACCTTTAGTCGTAAAATATTCTGCTTTGCGCGTGACTGCCTGGTCTGCTTTGATCGGAGCTATTCCGCTTACCGTCTATTGTCTTTTCACCTATCAAACACTTGTATGGCCCACAGATATAGGCAGCTGGAGCTCTCTGGCATACTCTATTCTGTTCGTGACGGTGTACGGGCTGGTGATGTGGTATGTAGGAATTGGTAAAATCGGCTCTACAAAAGTAATGGTGTATATGTATGTCATTCCTTTGTTCGCCGTTGTTTTTGCTGCTGTAACAATCGGAGAGACCATCAATACCATGCAGCTGCTTGGAGGACTTATTATTTTTAGCGGATTGTATATTGTTAAAAAAAGCCCTGCTCCTAAAGCGGCTCTTAAACTTAAAAAAGCAAACTAA
- a CDS encoding LysR family transcriptional regulator, translated as MDINYLYTFKEVVKWGSYTRTGEELGYAQSSVTTHIKKLEDYYGQKLFERTGQKMKLTQPGEELLYYVNQVTELLNEAKERLTTNEDARGTVSIGTVESLAAYFITPYIRELKKQYPSLKIMLEAGLCPNLTQGIIDGKYDVAVLLDRLQTSSSLEVIPIRKENMVMIASPSHSFSERNNVIMEEFEGETIILTESGCPYRTLLEEMMRSSGIHMQSVISFSSLEAIKQCVADNLGIALVPEIAVKQEIESGKLNKIPFDHEEFYLYSQLIFKKKKWLTAPIQQFISLVQEGYQKY; from the coding sequence ATGGATATTAATTATTTATATACATTCAAAGAAGTAGTGAAGTGGGGGAGCTATACACGAACGGGTGAGGAGTTAGGGTATGCTCAGTCAAGCGTTACCACTCATATAAAGAAATTAGAGGATTATTATGGTCAAAAGCTATTTGAACGAACAGGACAAAAAATGAAGCTGACTCAGCCTGGTGAAGAATTGCTTTATTATGTTAACCAAGTAACTGAGTTATTAAATGAAGCAAAAGAGCGCCTTACTACAAACGAAGATGCAAGAGGCACGGTTTCAATAGGAACCGTGGAGTCACTGGCCGCTTATTTTATTACACCGTATATTCGTGAATTAAAAAAGCAGTACCCTTCTCTAAAGATTATGCTAGAAGCGGGTTTATGCCCAAATTTAACCCAAGGAATTATTGACGGAAAGTATGACGTAGCCGTTTTGCTTGATCGGCTTCAAACATCTTCAAGTTTAGAAGTGATTCCTATTCGAAAAGAAAACATGGTTATGATTGCTTCGCCTTCCCATTCTTTTAGTGAAAGAAACAACGTTATAATGGAAGAGTTTGAAGGGGAAACCATCATTTTAACCGAGAGTGGCTGCCCTTATCGCACGCTTTTAGAAGAGATGATGCGCAGCAGTGGTATTCATATGCAATCAGTGATTTCATTTAGCAGCCTTGAAGCGATTAAACAGTGCGTAGCGGATAATTTAGGTATTGCTCTTGTACCGGAAATAGCGGTGAAACAAGAGATTGAAAGCGGAAAACTAAATAAAATCCCGTTTGACCATGAAGAATTTTATCTTTATTCACAGCTCATATTCAAAAAGAAAAAATGGCTGACAGCACCTATTCAACAATTTATTTCACTTGTACAAGAAGGTTATCAAAAATATTGA
- a CDS encoding iron-containing alcohol dehydrogenase, whose translation MNIFLQYNPTKLYFGKNQITKLSQELASYHKQVNVLLVYGGGSIKRNGVYDEVKAELQSINAVVHELSGVEPNPRLTTVAKGVDICKKENVDFLLAVGGGSVIDCTKAIAAGAVYEGNTWDLITRKGEITGALPFGTVLTLAATGSEMNSTSVITNWETKEKLGWTSSHVFPVFSILDPAYTFSVPRDQTVYGIVDSMSHALEHYFHRTENTPMIDGFIESLLRTAVQEGPKLLTNLTSYKYRETMMYISTTAFNGSLANGTDGGDWATHRIEHALSAVYDIPHGGGLAILFPNWLEHVLKENPFRVKQLAVNVFGIDPAGKSDEETAMEGAKALRAFWNDLGAPNCLRDYDIDDREFDAIVEKTFVKPGVGTYKELDYASVRDILERSK comes from the coding sequence ATGAATATATTTTTGCAGTACAATCCTACAAAATTATACTTTGGAAAAAATCAAATTACGAAATTATCACAAGAGCTTGCTTCTTATCATAAACAAGTAAACGTTTTGTTAGTATACGGAGGAGGAAGTATCAAACGAAATGGCGTATATGACGAGGTGAAAGCTGAACTTCAGTCTATTAACGCAGTTGTTCACGAGCTGTCTGGTGTAGAACCTAACCCTCGTTTGACTACGGTAGCTAAAGGCGTTGACATATGTAAAAAAGAAAACGTTGATTTTCTCTTAGCTGTTGGGGGAGGAAGTGTAATCGATTGTACAAAAGCTATTGCAGCTGGAGCCGTGTATGAAGGAAATACATGGGACTTAATTACACGTAAAGGAGAGATTACAGGTGCTCTTCCTTTTGGAACGGTATTAACACTTGCAGCAACAGGATCTGAAATGAATTCAACTTCTGTAATCACGAATTGGGAAACAAAAGAAAAGCTAGGATGGACGTCTTCTCACGTATTTCCCGTCTTTTCTATCTTAGATCCGGCGTACACATTTTCAGTACCGCGCGACCAAACCGTCTATGGAATTGTTGACAGTATGTCGCATGCTCTTGAACACTATTTTCATCGTACAGAAAATACGCCGATGATTGACGGATTTATTGAATCATTGCTAAGAACGGCTGTACAAGAAGGTCCTAAGCTTCTTACAAACCTGACTTCTTATAAGTATCGTGAAACGATGATGTATATAAGCACGACAGCGTTTAACGGAAGCTTAGCAAACGGAACGGATGGAGGAGACTGGGCTACTCATCGTATTGAACATGCTCTGTCGGCCGTGTATGACATTCCCCACGGAGGCGGTCTTGCTATCTTGTTCCCTAATTGGCTGGAGCATGTGCTAAAAGAAAATCCTTTTCGTGTAAAACAATTGGCTGTAAACGTATTTGGCATTGACCCAGCGGGAAAAAGCGATGAAGAAACAGCAATGGAAGGAGCAAAAGCGCTTCGTGCTTTCTGGAATGACTTAGGAGCCCCGAACTGTTTGCGTGACTATGATATTGACGATCGTGAATTTGATGCTATTGTTGAAAAGACCTTTGTAAAACCAGGTGTTGGCACTTATAAAGAGCTTGATTATGCAAGCGTTCGAGATATTCTAGAAAGATCCAAATAA
- a CDS encoding EAL domain-containing protein: protein MFEAAQVRNKTLALDRVCRLEAVKNASVIDHQLIFINFIPTAIYNPEHCLTSTFALIKELNIKPEQIVFEVIETEDVQDIEHLKNILNYYRSHGFKYALDDVGLVITR, encoded by the coding sequence ATGTTTGAAGCTGCTCAAGTAAGAAATAAAACCCTCGCCCTTGACCGAGTTTGCCGCTTAGAAGCCGTAAAAAATGCCAGCGTTATTGATCATCAGCTGATTTTTATTAATTTCATTCCTACAGCAATATATAATCCCGAGCATTGCTTGACATCTACATTTGCGTTAATTAAAGAATTGAATATAAAACCAGAGCAAATTGTGTTTGAAGTTATTGAAACGGAGGATGTTCAAGATATTGAGCATTTAAAAAACATTTTGAATTATTATCGCTCCCACGGATTTAAATATGCTTTAGATGACGTAGGGTTGGTTATAACACGCTGA
- a CDS encoding YeeE/YedE family protein yields the protein MAQTLHSSYKSKPTTVVTELSPMQKPLFAGGVIAAVILLLAIVLTTDWTQGALFIIGLALGMTLLYARFGFTSAFRRLVSVGNVQGLQAHMLMLAIASTLFAIILSTGFSFTGVTPKGYVSPVGVSVIVGSFMFGIGMQLGNGCASGTLYSLGGGSSSMILTLLAFIVGSMFGAYHLPFWQKQPSLPPISLAESTGLGYFGAWIVQLIAFAAIYWITIQIAKKKNPPMMKQLPTTKGWKKIIRGSWPLFTAAIVLAVLNALTLAVRGNPWGITSAFALWGGKAMMAVGIDVSSWGFFQGANGEALTQSVLADSTSVLNFGIILGAFISATAQGTFKPGKIKPGVAGAAVVGGLLMGYGARLAFGCNIGAYFGGIASFSLHGWVWMVMAMLGTGLALFIRPLFGLKNPKSNDSIC from the coding sequence TTGGCACAAACGTTGCACTCATCATATAAATCAAAGCCAACCACTGTTGTAACAGAATTAAGCCCTATGCAAAAGCCATTATTTGCAGGAGGGGTTATAGCAGCGGTTATTTTACTTCTTGCGATTGTGCTAACGACTGATTGGACGCAAGGTGCTTTATTTATTATCGGTCTAGCGTTAGGAATGACGCTTCTGTACGCACGCTTTGGCTTTACATCAGCATTTCGCCGACTCGTATCTGTCGGAAATGTTCAAGGTTTGCAAGCGCATATGCTTATGCTAGCGATTGCTTCAACGCTGTTTGCAATTATTTTAAGTACAGGCTTTAGCTTTACAGGCGTAACGCCAAAAGGATATGTTTCACCTGTAGGAGTAAGCGTTATAGTTGGTTCGTTTATGTTTGGAATTGGCATGCAGCTAGGAAATGGGTGTGCCTCAGGGACGTTGTATTCGTTAGGTGGCGGCTCCTCTTCCATGATTTTAACACTTTTAGCTTTTATTGTAGGTTCTATGTTCGGGGCGTATCATTTGCCATTTTGGCAAAAACAACCTTCGCTTCCGCCTATTTCATTAGCTGAATCCACGGGTCTTGGTTATTTTGGTGCTTGGATTGTACAGCTCATCGCGTTCGCAGCGATTTACTGGATTACGATTCAAATTGCCAAAAAGAAAAATCCGCCTATGATGAAACAGCTTCCTACTACAAAAGGGTGGAAAAAAATTATTCGCGGCTCTTGGCCTCTATTTACCGCAGCGATTGTGCTGGCTGTATTAAATGCATTGACGCTTGCTGTAAGAGGAAATCCTTGGGGAATTACTTCTGCTTTTGCTTTATGGGGCGGAAAAGCGATGATGGCAGTTGGGATAGATGTATCGAGCTGGGGGTTTTTCCAAGGTGCGAATGGAGAAGCGCTAACGCAAAGTGTGCTAGCGGACTCTACTAGCGTGTTAAACTTTGGGATCATACTAGGCGCCTTCATTTCAGCGACGGCGCAAGGGACGTTCAAACCTGGAAAAATTAAGCCCGGCGTTGCAGGAGCAGCTGTTGTTGGCGGCCTTTTAATGGGATATGGTGCGCGTCTTGCTTTTGGCTGTAACATCGGCGCTTACTTTGGCGGCATTGCTTCATTTAGTCTTCATGGATGGGTATGGATGGTTATGGCGATGCTTGGCACAGGCTTAGCACTATTTATCCGACCGTTATTTGGACTCAAAAACCCTAAATCTAATGATTCGATTTGTTAA
- a CDS encoding CapA family protein, producing the protein MNKYLKKAVIYGSLCFLLGACGGAGEQTSSEPQKKEEAVKSKEEATKKDKKEGINTTIKISAAGDFTLGNDESFSYDSTFNDVAARNGLPYFTQHVKSIFEQDDLTTVNLETTLTTATEKASKTFRFKGDPSFVNILKQGSIETVNLANNHTRDYLQQGYEDTRENLKKSGIGYFGYEDTYITTVKGVKVGLLGYPGWDDTKEIRSEIKDGIKSLKEKGAKIIIVHFHWGSERHYVPDTAQQALAKYTIDNGADLILGHHPHVVQGIEEYKNKFIVYSLGNFMFGGNKNPSDKDTFVFQQTFTIKDGKLTTNKDINVIPFRISSTTARNDYRPTPLTGAEKDRVKNKLIDVSNQIKQEKWTVYDEDSK; encoded by the coding sequence ATGAATAAGTATTTAAAAAAAGCTGTTATTTATGGAAGTTTGTGTTTTTTACTGGGAGCATGCGGAGGAGCAGGAGAACAAACATCTTCTGAACCGCAGAAAAAAGAAGAAGCTGTAAAATCTAAAGAAGAAGCGACAAAAAAAGACAAAAAAGAGGGCATTAATACAACCATTAAAATTAGCGCAGCGGGAGATTTTACATTAGGAAATGATGAAAGCTTCAGCTACGATTCTACTTTTAATGACGTAGCGGCAAGAAATGGCCTGCCGTATTTTACACAACATGTAAAGTCGATCTTTGAACAAGATGATTTAACAACGGTTAATTTAGAAACCACGCTGACAACTGCGACCGAAAAAGCAAGTAAAACATTTCGTTTTAAAGGTGATCCTTCTTTTGTGAATATTTTAAAACAAGGAAGTATTGAAACCGTTAACTTAGCTAATAATCATACACGTGATTATTTACAGCAAGGATATGAAGATACAAGAGAGAACTTAAAGAAAAGCGGAATAGGCTATTTTGGCTATGAAGATACATATATCACAACGGTAAAAGGAGTCAAAGTAGGATTGCTTGGATATCCGGGCTGGGATGACACAAAAGAAATAAGAAGCGAGATTAAAGACGGAATTAAGTCTTTAAAAGAAAAAGGGGCTAAAATTATCATTGTGCATTTTCACTGGGGATCTGAACGACACTATGTTCCTGATACAGCGCAGCAAGCATTGGCGAAGTATACAATTGATAACGGAGCAGATTTGATTTTAGGTCATCATCCTCATGTTGTTCAAGGAATTGAAGAGTACAAAAATAAATTTATTGTCTATAGCTTAGGAAACTTTATGTTTGGCGGAAACAAAAATCCAAGTGATAAAGATACATTTGTATTTCAGCAGACGTTTACGATTAAAGATGGAAAGCTAACGACTAATAAAGACATCAACGTCATTCCATTCCGTATTTCTTCCACAACGGCGCGAAATGACTACCGACCTACGCCTTTAACAGGAGCCGAAAAGGACCGAGTGAAAAATAAACTGATTGATGTTTCCAATCAAATCAAACAGGAAAAGTGGACGGTTTACGATGAAGATAGTAAATGA
- a CDS encoding DUF4083 family protein codes for MVNIGDVILQIVMLLIFIGGVGAIIAFIIGVKRLIQKQGANEKRLQRMEQKLDDMLKNKES; via the coding sequence ATGGTTAATATAGGTGATGTTATTCTTCAAATCGTTATGCTGCTTATCTTTATAGGAGGAGTAGGGGCAATTATTGCATTTATTATAGGCGTAAAAAGGCTGATTCAAAAGCAAGGGGCAAATGAAAAAAGGCTTCAGCGAATGGAGCAAAAGTTAGATGATATGCTGAAAAATAAAGAGTCTTGA
- a CDS encoding GNAT family N-acetyltransferase, with product MLTIEKVPKSQAGVLQNLYSLYLHDLSAYTPSLDIREDGAFHFEELPLFWKVEGLSPYFIKVDGELTGFFLLLEQPALQQEADYCINDFFILNKYRGQGIASKTVKDIFSNRKGTYMIIELADNKPAISFWKHIYESLHISFQEKKIEIDGEPTLVQTFNV from the coding sequence ATGCTTACTATTGAAAAAGTACCTAAAAGCCAAGCGGGCGTTTTGCAAAATTTGTATTCTCTTTATCTCCACGATTTATCTGCGTATACACCTTCTTTAGATATTCGCGAAGATGGAGCTTTTCATTTTGAAGAGCTGCCGCTGTTTTGGAAAGTAGAAGGCCTCTCGCCATACTTTATTAAAGTAGATGGTGAGCTGACGGGCTTTTTCTTACTTCTTGAACAGCCCGCGCTTCAGCAAGAAGCAGATTACTGCATCAATGATTTTTTTATCTTAAACAAATATCGAGGGCAGGGCATCGCTTCTAAAACGGTAAAAGACATTTTTTCTAATCGAAAAGGAACGTATATGATTATTGAGCTTGCAGACAACAAGCCAGCTATTTCATTTTGGAAGCATATTTATGAAAGTCTACATATTTCCTTTCAAGAAAAGAAAATTGAAATTGACGGAGAGCCAACTCTTGTTCAAACATTTAATGTATAA
- a CDS encoding TIGR00366 family protein, with protein sequence MKALSNFFTTLVQRFLPDPFVFALILTLILFVSGIVFTPHGPIEMVQFWGSGFWNLLAFAMQMSLVLVTGHALASSPLVKKWLVNIALLAKTPAQGVILVTLGAAMACMINWGFGLIVGALFAKEVAKRVPGSDYRFLIACAYIGFLTWHGGLSGSIPLVAATPGNPMEKTAGLIPLSDTIFTGYNLFITLGLLIVLPIMTRLMMPTGKEVVEIDPRLLAEDEMAPATVVETTSSKPTFAVRMENSRFLSLTIALLGYSYLIYYFATNGFKMDINTVNLLFFTTGILLHRTPLSYMNAVSNAAKGTAGIVIQFPFYAGIQGMMELSGLGGKLTNAFISISNETTFPFLAFLSSGVVNFFVPSGGGHWVVQGPFIMPAAEQLGVDPGIAAMAIAYGEAWMNMAQPFWALPALAIAGLGARDIMGYCVTTLIVSGFIFAIGLTFFH encoded by the coding sequence ATGAAAGCGTTATCTAATTTCTTTACGACGCTTGTGCAGCGTTTTTTACCTGATCCGTTTGTGTTTGCTTTAATCCTGACGCTGATTTTATTTGTATCAGGTATTGTTTTTACTCCTCACGGGCCGATTGAGATGGTTCAGTTTTGGGGAAGCGGCTTTTGGAACCTCCTAGCATTTGCGATGCAAATGAGCTTAGTGCTTGTCACGGGGCATGCGCTTGCTAGCTCGCCGCTTGTAAAGAAGTGGCTTGTAAACATAGCACTGCTAGCCAAAACTCCGGCACAAGGTGTTATTCTTGTTACGCTCGGCGCAGCCATGGCCTGTATGATCAACTGGGGGTTTGGATTGATTGTAGGTGCGCTGTTTGCGAAAGAAGTAGCTAAACGCGTTCCTGGGTCTGATTACCGTTTTTTAATTGCCTGTGCTTACATAGGGTTTTTAACATGGCACGGAGGTTTGTCAGGTTCGATTCCTCTTGTAGCTGCTACACCTGGAAATCCAATGGAAAAAACGGCTGGACTTATTCCGCTATCAGACACGATTTTTACAGGCTACAATTTATTTATTACCCTTGGATTATTAATTGTCCTTCCTATTATGACAAGACTGATGATGCCGACGGGAAAAGAAGTGGTAGAAATTGATCCAAGGCTTTTGGCAGAAGATGAAATGGCTCCGGCGACAGTTGTTGAGACGACTTCTTCTAAGCCAACATTTGCTGTGCGCATGGAAAACAGCAGGTTTTTGAGCTTGACGATTGCGCTTCTTGGGTATTCATATTTAATTTATTATTTTGCTACAAACGGTTTTAAAATGGATATTAACACAGTGAATTTATTGTTTTTTACGACGGGTATTTTGCTTCACCGTACACCTTTATCCTATATGAATGCAGTTTCTAATGCTGCGAAAGGAACCGCGGGAATTGTGATTCAGTTTCCATTTTACGCAGGTATTCAAGGCATGATGGAGCTATCAGGCTTAGGTGGGAAGCTAACGAACGCATTTATCTCGATTTCAAATGAAACGACATTTCCATTTCTGGCGTTTTTAAGTTCCGGCGTTGTGAACTTTTTTGTTCCATCAGGAGGAGGACACTGGGTTGTACAAGGACCTTTTATTATGCCGGCAGCTGAACAGCTCGGTGTAGATCCGGGAATCGCTGCGATGGCAATTGCCTACGGAGAAGCGTGGATGAATATGGCACAGCCGTTTTGGGCATTGCCTGCACTAGCCATCGCAGGACTCGGAGCACGAGATATAATGGGTTACTGCGTGACGACGTTAATTGTATCAGGCTTTATTTTTGCTATAGGACTAACGTTTTTCCACTAA
- a CDS encoding SDR family oxidoreductase: protein MTAKRALITGANSGMGLATTIKLAKKGFEVIMVCRNEERGNAALEEAKRQSESDSISLMTCDLASLDSIRAFTEDFTSRYSVLDVLINNAGVVTIKRETTQDGFEMMLGVNHLGHFLLTNLLFDPLKKSQQGRIINVGSGAHKAGKIDFNNPHLTTGFGIWRGYSQSKLANNLFTVHLSKKLKDTSVTVNCLHPGAVSTAIGVNRQTGFGKSVHAVLRPFFLTPFEGAETAIYLANSPEVTHISGAYFYKKRVTPPSSRAKNEQLAEEFWNWSTREVGL from the coding sequence ATGACAGCAAAACGAGCGTTAATTACGGGTGCCAATTCGGGAATGGGGCTGGCCACAACGATTAAACTAGCCAAAAAAGGATTCGAGGTTATTATGGTGTGCCGAAATGAAGAAAGAGGAAATGCCGCGTTAGAAGAAGCGAAACGCCAAAGCGAATCGGACTCCATATCTCTTATGACCTGTGACTTAGCTTCTCTCGATAGTATCCGAGCTTTCACTGAAGACTTTACGTCTCGCTACAGCGTGCTTGATGTGCTGATTAATAACGCGGGCGTCGTGACAATCAAGCGTGAAACAACACAAGACGGATTTGAAATGATGCTTGGTGTTAATCATTTGGGTCACTTTTTGTTAACTAATTTACTTTTCGATCCGTTGAAAAAATCTCAGCAAGGACGCATTATAAATGTTGGCTCCGGTGCTCATAAAGCTGGAAAAATAGACTTCAACAACCCTCACTTAACAACAGGATTCGGAATATGGCGAGGATACTCTCAGTCTAAATTAGCGAATAACTTATTTACGGTCCATTTAAGTAAAAAGCTAAAAGATACTTCTGTAACAGTAAATTGCCTTCACCCGGGAGCAGTCTCTACCGCTATCGGCGTTAACCGTCAAACGGGTTTTGGAAAAAGCGTTCACGCTGTGCTTCGCCCTTTCTTTTTAACGCCTTTTGAAGGTGCCGAAACAGCGATTTATTTAGCAAACAGCCCTGAAGTGACGCATATTAGCGGTGCTTATTTTTATAAAAAACGCGTGACGCCCCCTTCTTCAAGAGCAAAAAATGAACAGCTGGCAGAAGAATTCTGGAACTGGAGCACACGCGAAGTTGGCTTATAA
- a CDS encoding carbohydrate ABC transporter permease, translating to MNSQSKLQETEYVPLEQELKREPSINTKKRKNLKNVGLFALFVGPALLAFCVIVLIPFFTGIYYSFTDWNGVNGTINWVGLDNFKYLFTEDKQFQQSFWITTKYTVVAIILTNVVGFVLAILVTQMLKTRNILRTVFFMPNLIGGLLLGFVWQFIFVKGFASIGQITGISLFELPWLGDAKTAFWGIVIVSVWQGAGYIMLIYTAALQNVPQELIEAAKIDGASRWQILRHITIPMVAPAITVCLFLTISWSFKVFDVNLSLTNGGPFKSTEMLALNIYTEAFVNNRYGLGEAKALIFFIVVAAITIIQVTYTKKKEVES from the coding sequence ATGAATAGCCAAAGTAAATTACAGGAGACAGAATATGTTCCTTTAGAGCAAGAACTTAAAAGAGAACCATCAATTAATACGAAAAAACGTAAAAATTTAAAAAATGTAGGTTTATTTGCTCTATTTGTAGGGCCCGCACTATTAGCGTTTTGTGTGATTGTACTTATACCATTTTTTACAGGGATTTATTATTCATTTACAGACTGGAACGGAGTAAACGGTACGATTAACTGGGTGGGGCTTGATAACTTTAAGTACTTGTTCACCGAAGATAAGCAGTTTCAGCAATCATTTTGGATTACAACGAAATACACGGTCGTTGCGATTATCTTAACCAATGTGGTCGGATTCGTGTTAGCGATCCTTGTTACTCAAATGTTAAAAACACGAAACATTTTACGTACGGTTTTCTTTATGCCCAATTTAATTGGCGGACTTTTACTAGGATTTGTATGGCAGTTCATTTTCGTAAAAGGATTTGCATCTATCGGACAAATCACGGGAATTTCGCTTTTTGAACTTCCTTGGTTGGGAGATGCAAAAACAGCATTTTGGGGCATTGTGATTGTAAGTGTATGGCAAGGCGCAGGTTATATCATGCTTATTTACACAGCAGCACTGCAAAACGTACCGCAAGAGCTTATTGAAGCAGCAAAAATTGACGGAGCAAGCAGATGGCAAATTCTTCGTCACATTACAATTCCAATGGTAGCACCGGCAATAACGGTTTGTTTATTCTTAACGATTTCATGGTCATTCAAAGTATTCGATGTCAACTTATCATTAACAAACGGTGGTCCATTTAAATCAACAGAAATGTTAGCGCTTAATATTTATACAGAAGCATTTGTTAATAACAGATACGGTCTAGGTGAAGCAAAAGCCTTAATTTTCTTCATCGTTGTAGCAGCGATTACGATTATTCAAGTAACATACACCAAGAAGAAGGAGGTTGAATCGTGA